In Myripristis murdjan chromosome 2, fMyrMur1.1, whole genome shotgun sequence, a genomic segment contains:
- the LOC115373036 gene encoding ras-related protein Rap-2a-like yields MREYKVVVLGSGGVGKSALTVQFVTGTFIEKYDPTIEDFYRKEIEVDSSPSVLEILDTAGTEQFASMRDLYIRNGQGFILVYSLVNQQSFQDIKPMRDQIIRVKRYQQVPVVLVGNKVDLEGEREVSPSEGQALAEDWGCPFMETSAKSKTMVDELFTEIVRQMDFCPLPDRSDTCCSACSLQ; encoded by the exons ATGCGGGAGTATAAGGTGGTGGTGCTCGGCAGCGGCGGGGTGGGGAAGTCCGCCCTGACCGTGCAGTTCGTCACCGGGACATTCATAGAGAAGTACGACCCGACCATTGAAGATTTCTACCGCAAGGAGATCGAAGTGGACTCCTCTCCGTCCGTGCTGGAGATCCTGGACACCGCCGGCACGGAGCAGTTCGCCTCGATGAGGGACCTCTACATCAGGAACGGCCAAGGCTTCATCCTGGTCTACAGCCTGGTCAACCAGCAAAGTTTTCAGGACATCAAACCCATGAGAGACCAGATCATCAGGGTCAAAAG GTACCAGCAGGTGCCGGTGGTGCTGGTGGGGAACAAGGTGGACCTGGAGGGCGAGCGGGAGGTGTCCCCCAGCGAGGGCCAGGCGCTGGCCGAGGACTGGGGCTGCCCCTTCATGGAGACGTCGGCCAAGAGCAAGACCATGGTGGACGAGCTGTTCACCGAGATCGTCCGGCAGATGGACTTCTGCCCTCTGCCGGACCGGAGCGACACCTGCTGCTCCGCCTGCAGCCTGCAGTAG